Proteins co-encoded in one Polynucleobacter sp. MWH-UH19D genomic window:
- a CDS encoding ABC transporter ATP-binding protein, producing the protein MTAHLLLDVTDVAKRFGGVQALDSVGLQVPHGAIVGLIGPNGAGKTTFFNVITGLYPADSGIFLFDGAAYVPESVSQVTKAGLARTFQNIRLFGEMSVVENVMVGCHCRSQAGLLGAIFRFPSTRREEQRIREKSLALLAYVGLSDYANMQARNLSYGHQRRLEIARALATEPKLLALDEPAAGMNATEKLELRELLLRIRADGKTILLIEHDVSLVMGICDHLTVLDYGKVIASGKPSDVRHHPEVIKAYLGQGAV; encoded by the coding sequence ATGACTGCGCATTTGTTATTGGATGTTACCGATGTAGCGAAGCGTTTTGGTGGAGTGCAGGCGCTTGACTCTGTTGGCCTGCAAGTTCCTCATGGCGCAATCGTTGGTCTTATTGGGCCCAATGGTGCAGGCAAGACTACTTTTTTTAATGTCATCACCGGCCTTTATCCTGCTGACTCTGGAATTTTCTTGTTTGATGGAGCCGCATATGTTCCAGAGTCTGTATCGCAAGTGACCAAGGCGGGTTTAGCCAGAACATTTCAGAACATTCGTTTGTTTGGCGAGATGTCAGTAGTAGAGAATGTGATGGTTGGCTGTCATTGCCGATCTCAGGCAGGATTACTTGGCGCTATTTTTCGTTTTCCCTCTACTAGACGTGAAGAACAGCGGATTCGCGAAAAGTCGCTTGCATTGCTTGCCTATGTTGGCTTGAGTGACTATGCAAATATGCAAGCCCGTAACCTCTCATATGGACATCAACGGCGCCTGGAGATTGCTAGAGCGTTGGCAACAGAGCCAAAGTTATTGGCCTTGGATGAGCCTGCAGCGGGTATGAATGCCACAGAAAAGTTAGAGTTACGTGAATTGCTATTACGTATCCGTGCTGATGGAAAAACCATTTTATTAATTGAGCATGATGTGAGCTTAGTAATGGGTATCTGTGATCATCTGACCGTACTAGATTATGGCAAGGTGATTGCCTCAGGCAAGCCCTCCGATGTTCGCCACCACCCTGAAGTGATTAAGGCCTATCTTGGTCAAGGGGCGGTGTAA